In Channa argus isolate prfri chromosome 23, Channa argus male v1.0, whole genome shotgun sequence, the following are encoded in one genomic region:
- the stradb gene encoding STE20-related kinase adapter protein beta isoform X3, giving the protein MSFLSFDGSEFTLQGPAGGDDITGLSAEPAHYHLLFELGRGFNNLSQVSMARHIPTGQLVAVKQTNLDECTEEELLQLMNEVLLSRLFRHPSLLTSRLVFSSCCQLWVLTPLMAYGSADTLLRTYFPDGMRESLIAYLLYGVLKALEYLHRMGYVHRGVKASHILLSGEGHVYLSGLHSVYSMMRDGKRMRAVFDMPHHSPALLPWLSPELLRQDLHGYGVKSDIYSLGIVACELVSGRVPFQDMPPTQMLLQKLRGSHCCLLDVAPFPLGELGGLKVSRSGVDSGIGESVATASLTHSATAPPTDRPQSPGPKNHSATLHNLVQLCLQQQPEHRPSASTLLTHAFFKQVKRHTRDSFLSLMYPAVPLTSPEDPPVSSPPAPSCHAATSPTSETPDAAWDFS; this is encoded by the exons ATGTCTTTCTTG AGCTTTGACGGTTCTGAATTCACTCTGCAAGGGCCAGCAGGTGGTGATGACATCACAGGCCTGTCAGCCGAGCCAGCCCACTACCATCTACTTTTTGAACTGG GAAGGGGCTTCAACAATTTGAGCCAGGTGAGCATGGCACGCCACATCCCCACTGGACAGCTTGTGGCTGTCAAACAAACCAACCTGGATGAGTGTACAGaagaggagctgctgcagctcatg AATGAGGTTTTGCTCTCCAGGCTGTTCCGCCATCCCAGCCTGCTTACCTCTCGTCTGGTTTTTAGTTCCTGCTGCCAGCTGTGGGTCCTCACACCCCTCATGGCCTATG GCTCTGCAGACACCTTACTAAGGACATATTTCCCGGATGGAATGAGGGAATCCCTGATAGCGTACCTGCTGTACGGTGTGTTGAAAGCTTTGGAATATCTACACCGGATGGGCTATGTTCACAG GGGGGTGAAGGCCAGTCATATCCTGCTGTCAGGGGAGGGGCATGTCTATCTCTCAGGGCTCCACAGTGTTTACAGTATGATGCGTGATGGGAAGAGGATGAGGGCGGTGTTTGACATGCCCCATCACAGCCCTGCCCTGCTGCCATGGCTCAGCCCTGAACTACTGCGACAG GACCTGCACGGTTACGGAGTAAAATCAGATATATATAGTTTGGGCATCGTGGCCTGTGAGCTGGTCAGCGGTAGGGTACCTTTCCAGGACATGCCACCCACTCAG ATGTTGCTTCAGAAGCTGCGTGGATCCCACTGCTGCTTGCTAGATGTGGCCCCTTTCCCCCTTGGTGAGCTGGGAGGGCTGAAGGTGTCGCGGTCCGGGGTGGACTCTGGCATCGGTGAGAGCGTGGCCACTGCAAGCCTGACTCACAGTGCTACTGCTCCGCCCACTGACCGACCTCAGAGCCCTGGACCTAAAAACCACTCAGCTACTCTTCACAACCTGGTCCAGCTTTGTCTGCAGCAACAGCCTGAGCACAG ACCATCAGCTTCTACACTATTGACTCACGCCTTCTTCAAGCAG GTAAAGAGGCACACCCGAGACTCTTTCCTAAGCCTCATGTACCCAGCAGTGCCCCTCACCAGCCCAGAGGACCCTCCTGTGTCCAGTCCTCCTGCCCCGTCTTGTCACGCTGCAACATCACCCACCTCTGAAACTCCTGATGCCGCGTGGGACTTCTCCTAA
- the stradb gene encoding STE20-related kinase adapter protein beta isoform X1, with translation MSFLDCSCISHAQVQPMDIEERYEDTSHQFLSFDGSEFTLQGPAGGDDITGLSAEPAHYHLLFELGRGFNNLSQVSMARHIPTGQLVAVKQTNLDECTEEELLQLMNEVLLSRLFRHPSLLTSRLVFSSCCQLWVLTPLMAYGSADTLLRTYFPDGMRESLIAYLLYGVLKALEYLHRMGYVHRGVKASHILLSGEGHVYLSGLHSVYSMMRDGKRMRAVFDMPHHSPALLPWLSPELLRQDLHGYGVKSDIYSLGIVACELVSGRVPFQDMPPTQMLLQKLRGSHCCLLDVAPFPLGELGGLKVSRSGVDSGIGESVATASLTHSATAPPTDRPQSPGPKNHSATLHNLVQLCLQQQPEHRPSASTLLTHAFFKQVKRHTRDSFLSLMYPAVPLTSPEDPPVSSPPAPSCHAATSPTSETPDAAWDFS, from the exons ATGTCTTTCTTG GACTGTTCCTGCATTTCCCACGCTCAGGTCCAGCCCATGGACATAGAAGAGCGCTATGAGGACACCAGCCACCAGTTCCTG AGCTTTGACGGTTCTGAATTCACTCTGCAAGGGCCAGCAGGTGGTGATGACATCACAGGCCTGTCAGCCGAGCCAGCCCACTACCATCTACTTTTTGAACTGG GAAGGGGCTTCAACAATTTGAGCCAGGTGAGCATGGCACGCCACATCCCCACTGGACAGCTTGTGGCTGTCAAACAAACCAACCTGGATGAGTGTACAGaagaggagctgctgcagctcatg AATGAGGTTTTGCTCTCCAGGCTGTTCCGCCATCCCAGCCTGCTTACCTCTCGTCTGGTTTTTAGTTCCTGCTGCCAGCTGTGGGTCCTCACACCCCTCATGGCCTATG GCTCTGCAGACACCTTACTAAGGACATATTTCCCGGATGGAATGAGGGAATCCCTGATAGCGTACCTGCTGTACGGTGTGTTGAAAGCTTTGGAATATCTACACCGGATGGGCTATGTTCACAG GGGGGTGAAGGCCAGTCATATCCTGCTGTCAGGGGAGGGGCATGTCTATCTCTCAGGGCTCCACAGTGTTTACAGTATGATGCGTGATGGGAAGAGGATGAGGGCGGTGTTTGACATGCCCCATCACAGCCCTGCCCTGCTGCCATGGCTCAGCCCTGAACTACTGCGACAG GACCTGCACGGTTACGGAGTAAAATCAGATATATATAGTTTGGGCATCGTGGCCTGTGAGCTGGTCAGCGGTAGGGTACCTTTCCAGGACATGCCACCCACTCAG ATGTTGCTTCAGAAGCTGCGTGGATCCCACTGCTGCTTGCTAGATGTGGCCCCTTTCCCCCTTGGTGAGCTGGGAGGGCTGAAGGTGTCGCGGTCCGGGGTGGACTCTGGCATCGGTGAGAGCGTGGCCACTGCAAGCCTGACTCACAGTGCTACTGCTCCGCCCACTGACCGACCTCAGAGCCCTGGACCTAAAAACCACTCAGCTACTCTTCACAACCTGGTCCAGCTTTGTCTGCAGCAACAGCCTGAGCACAG ACCATCAGCTTCTACACTATTGACTCACGCCTTCTTCAAGCAG GTAAAGAGGCACACCCGAGACTCTTTCCTAAGCCTCATGTACCCAGCAGTGCCCCTCACCAGCCCAGAGGACCCTCCTGTGTCCAGTCCTCCTGCCCCGTCTTGTCACGCTGCAACATCACCCACCTCTGAAACTCCTGATGCCGCGTGGGACTTCTCCTAA
- the stradb gene encoding STE20-related kinase adapter protein beta isoform X2: MDIEERYEDTSHQFLSFDGSEFTLQGPAGGDDITGLSAEPAHYHLLFELGRGFNNLSQVSMARHIPTGQLVAVKQTNLDECTEEELLQLMNEVLLSRLFRHPSLLTSRLVFSSCCQLWVLTPLMAYGSADTLLRTYFPDGMRESLIAYLLYGVLKALEYLHRMGYVHRGVKASHILLSGEGHVYLSGLHSVYSMMRDGKRMRAVFDMPHHSPALLPWLSPELLRQDLHGYGVKSDIYSLGIVACELVSGRVPFQDMPPTQMLLQKLRGSHCCLLDVAPFPLGELGGLKVSRSGVDSGIGESVATASLTHSATAPPTDRPQSPGPKNHSATLHNLVQLCLQQQPEHRPSASTLLTHAFFKQVKRHTRDSFLSLMYPAVPLTSPEDPPVSSPPAPSCHAATSPTSETPDAAWDFS, translated from the exons ATGGACATAGAAGAGCGCTATGAGGACACCAGCCACCAGTTCCTG AGCTTTGACGGTTCTGAATTCACTCTGCAAGGGCCAGCAGGTGGTGATGACATCACAGGCCTGTCAGCCGAGCCAGCCCACTACCATCTACTTTTTGAACTGG GAAGGGGCTTCAACAATTTGAGCCAGGTGAGCATGGCACGCCACATCCCCACTGGACAGCTTGTGGCTGTCAAACAAACCAACCTGGATGAGTGTACAGaagaggagctgctgcagctcatg AATGAGGTTTTGCTCTCCAGGCTGTTCCGCCATCCCAGCCTGCTTACCTCTCGTCTGGTTTTTAGTTCCTGCTGCCAGCTGTGGGTCCTCACACCCCTCATGGCCTATG GCTCTGCAGACACCTTACTAAGGACATATTTCCCGGATGGAATGAGGGAATCCCTGATAGCGTACCTGCTGTACGGTGTGTTGAAAGCTTTGGAATATCTACACCGGATGGGCTATGTTCACAG GGGGGTGAAGGCCAGTCATATCCTGCTGTCAGGGGAGGGGCATGTCTATCTCTCAGGGCTCCACAGTGTTTACAGTATGATGCGTGATGGGAAGAGGATGAGGGCGGTGTTTGACATGCCCCATCACAGCCCTGCCCTGCTGCCATGGCTCAGCCCTGAACTACTGCGACAG GACCTGCACGGTTACGGAGTAAAATCAGATATATATAGTTTGGGCATCGTGGCCTGTGAGCTGGTCAGCGGTAGGGTACCTTTCCAGGACATGCCACCCACTCAG ATGTTGCTTCAGAAGCTGCGTGGATCCCACTGCTGCTTGCTAGATGTGGCCCCTTTCCCCCTTGGTGAGCTGGGAGGGCTGAAGGTGTCGCGGTCCGGGGTGGACTCTGGCATCGGTGAGAGCGTGGCCACTGCAAGCCTGACTCACAGTGCTACTGCTCCGCCCACTGACCGACCTCAGAGCCCTGGACCTAAAAACCACTCAGCTACTCTTCACAACCTGGTCCAGCTTTGTCTGCAGCAACAGCCTGAGCACAG ACCATCAGCTTCTACACTATTGACTCACGCCTTCTTCAAGCAG GTAAAGAGGCACACCCGAGACTCTTTCCTAAGCCTCATGTACCCAGCAGTGCCCCTCACCAGCCCAGAGGACCCTCCTGTGTCCAGTCCTCCTGCCCCGTCTTGTCACGCTGCAACATCACCCACCTCTGAAACTCCTGATGCCGCGTGGGACTTCTCCTAA